The window GGGAGATACTCAAAGAGCCCAGAACAGTACCTACTGACCAATCAGTATGGAAGCAGTTCAATCATTTAATATCTGGCCCATCCAGACAGTGCCTCCCAGCAGGACACAGGGCTGGGGCCCACACCGCCCACCCCCTCTCTGTTCTCTCCACCCCCACTTCTGCCTGAGCCCCTCTTTTGCCCTCACTCCCCTCCAGGGCATGTAGGGGGAGAGACCAGGATCATCAAGGGGTATGAGTGCTCTCCTCATTCCCAGCCCTGGCAGGTGGCTCTGTTCCAGAAGACTCGGCTGCTCTGTGGGGCAACGCTCATCGCTCCCAAATGGCTCCTGACAGCAGCTCACTGCCGCAAGCCGTGGGTGCGGGGGCTGGGGCGGGCCGGCAGGGGGCTGGAGAAGGAGAGATGGTTGGAGAGGGGCTCGGGGATGGGGAGAATGGGCATGGGGTCGGAGACGGGCACGGGTGGGGTGGCATGAGCATCGAAGATGGACACGGAGCTGAGACAGGACGGAAGGACGGGAGGTgttgggaagggggtgggggccgAGTGGGGTTATGGTTTCGAAGGAGGCTTTGGTGGGAAATGGGGATGAAGTTGCGAGTGGAGCTTTGTTGCTTTCTTCCCTCAGTTGCACTcaacccttccccttcccctctgtgtccccccacctcctgtcccctgcctctcttcctgACCTTCCACCTCTGACGCCATCTCTCCCACCTCAGCCGATACTTAGTTCACCTGGGGGAGCACAACCTCCAGCGGCGGGATGGCTGTGAACAGACCCGAACGGCCACCGAGTCCTTCCCCCACCCAGACTTCAACAACAGCCTCCCCAACAAAGACCACCGCAACGACATCATGCTGGTGAAGATGACGACAGCGGCCTTCATCACCCGGGCCGTGCGACCACTCACGCTGTCGTCACGCTGTGTCGCTCCTGGCACCCGCTGCCTCATTTCTGGCTGGGGCACGACGTCCAGCCCCCAGTGTAGGGGCTCCAGAGGGCGACACAGAAGGGGGCGTGtgggaggacagagggacagggggaACGAGAGGAACCTGCAGAGGGGAGAGTCATAGAGTACGAGAGTGCAAGAGGGGCGTTCCCGGGGGTGTCAGTGGTGGGATAAGgaagggttggggaggagggagacaaaaGTCGGGGCCTTGGAGTCAGACAGATAGTGCACATTGCCAGATCCACAACTTGCTAGTTGTGGGGCCTCAGGCAAGTGGCTTCACCTCGCTGaaccttggttttcttctctATACAATGAGGATAATTCCACCCACCTACCAGGGCTGGATCAGAGAGAGTGTATTTGGAACAACCGGCATCATAAATTTACTCAGTAGTGTTACCAGTGCAGACAGATGAGTTGGCTGGCGGCAAGGACAGGacctgggtgtggggtggggcagagcaaGGTCCTTGggtccagagcaggctctgtaGCATGGGGAAGGGGACTGGGGGCTCTCATTGTCCACACCCCTTCATGCCGTTTCCACAGTGCACCTGCCCCATACCTTGCGATGTGCCAACATCACCATCATTAAGCACGAAGAGTGTGAGAACGCCTATCCCGGCAATATCACAGACACCATGGTGTGTGCCAGTGTTCGGGAAGAGGGCAAAGACTCCTGCCAGGTcagggggcagggcctgggtctCCAGCCACATCCCCGTGCCCATCTCCCACCTCATCTGCCTCTTCAACTACATCCCAATCTCATCCCCAACCCTAACCCAGTCTCCCCTCCCTGCAACCCTCAATCTCTCTCCACCCCTAGTTCCTATTTCTAACCTCTGTGTGATCCCCAGCTCtgtccccattcccacccccaactccagccCCAACCACCCCCTCCAATCCGTTTCCAACCCTCACCCATCTTTATTGCTATCCATATCTCCAACCGCATCCCCAATTCTCTTGCCAACCCCATCCTAAACCTCCACCTCAATCCCAACACCATCGCTAACACCATGCCcaatcctgcccctcccctatggccaccctccccccctttgtgactggtttctctctctccatatctccCCAGGGTG is drawn from Felis catus isolate Fca126 chromosome E2, F.catus_Fca126_mat1.0, whole genome shotgun sequence and contains these coding sequences:
- the KLK11 gene encoding kallikrein-11 isoform X1 — protein: MMILRLIILALVTGHVGGETRIIKGYECSPHSQPWQVALFQKTRLLCGATLIAPKWLLTAAHCRKPRYLVHLGEHNLQRRDGCEQTRTATESFPHPDFNNSLPNKDHRNDIMLVKMTTAAFITRAVRPLTLSSRCVAPGTRCLISGWGTTSSPQLHLPHTLRCANITIIKHEECENAYPGNITDTMVCASVREEGKDSCQVRGQGLGLQPHPRAHLPPHLPLQLHPNLIPNPNPVSPPCNPQSLSTPSSYF
- the KLK11 gene encoding kallikrein-11 isoform X2, with protein sequence MMILRLIILALVTGHVGGETRIIKGYECSPHSQPWQVALFQKTRLLCGATLIAPKWLLTAAHCRKPRYLVHLGEHNLQRRDGCEQTRTATESFPHPDFNNSLPNKDHRNDIMLVKMTTAAFITRAVRPLTLSSRCVAPGTRCLISGWGTTSSPQLHLPHTLRCANITIIKHEECENAYPGNITDTMVCASVREEGKDSCQGDSGGPLVCDGSLQGIISWGQDPCAVTRKPGVYTKVCKYVDWIQKTMEDN